From the Chelonoidis abingdonii isolate Lonesome George chromosome 4, CheloAbing_2.0, whole genome shotgun sequence genome, the window TCCCAGCCAGCCTGGAATCACTCTCCCAGCCACTGCCCCATGAACTTAATTTCAATGGCGATGCAGCTGACAGTTTCACCGCGTTCTTCCGTATACACAACAGTTGCTGCTCGGCTCGCTGGTGCCCTTACTACTCCATCCTTAGATAACTTCCTTGCTACCTTCCCCAGctagcccctgctagcccagccagCCGCCTAGCCACGAAGGAGGGCCCTCCATCTTGAACAGCTTTCCTGTCGCCCTGCGAGTGGACAGCCTTCGCTCCTAGAGCTTACTCCCAGTACTGCCTCTCGCTGGAACACCTTCGCACGATACGCCCCCCCAAGCGGCCTCCAATTGTAAATCACATTATGGAATTCTTTCCAACAGTAATGGGATTATCGTTGAGACTTTGGCCGTGACTGAATGAGTATAATATAgatatctcattgaaagatgacaggccagaaagagttaattaacacACCCTCACTGACTGATGACGGGTGAAAAAACCTTAAAAGGATCTGGTTAGGAGGATCTGGTAAATGAGCAGAGCtgtgaaatgcaagtctgcatcgGTAGAGGTAGGAGGGGAGGTTTATGCTCAGGTCTTGGATCCAGCAAAACAGTCTTTGTCTGTTGCTATAGTTAttaaattcaaagatcaaaaaggaaCATTACGCCATTTCAGATGATAATGGAGTGAAATAGTGATAGTGTCTGATGTGTCTCTCTGAAGGTGTGTGGGTGAACCCTGTagctgaactgtttaatggaaaaTTAACTCTGCGCTAATTGCCAGGGTGTTTGGGAAGAAGGAGTTAAGCCGATTGTTtgttctcaggccgaaaggcggCGCTTGGACATATGTGTAAGAAGTCTGGGACACCACAATCGGCTTCATcccagatctgctttgggtttcaagaggggaaaccttaagccacaaggattggaTCCCCAGCACTAGACTAGGAGCCCCtgctgaatatggacattgggctataacctatggactatttctaaaaggacttttggctactacaagctcatctctgctatgtatctgaacctcaagaattgaattcaagtctgtctgtatatggatcttttaaccaccactctctctcttttcttttctaataaattttagcttaaagtagtggaataaccaccagcgtttggggtttgtctgccctgttttgtttgcagttcaccctgattgagtgacctcagctggctcccacgggcagcgtTGATATTTCCTTTGGGTCGTTCTTGGCTTGGTGCAGTAAATTTCCCTGTGTCCTGGCTCCGTGACTGGCCCTGGGGGGACAAAGCTGCGCTGGGCCGTTTGCttgagggtggggggtgcaagtTGGAGGAGGAATCTGGGGGCTGGAAGCGTGATGGGAACGTCTCTGAGCCCCTTTGTTCTCCTGCCAGGGGCTTGGGTGTCTGTGGGGtgggaagaaagggagagaaggaagagcTCACCCAGGTGCAGGCTAGActgcaggaagggtttggggtgttgtTGGAACTGTGAGGGggggctgtgctgctgctagGGTGAGGGTCCTACCTCATGGCGCTGCTGGGGGGCTGGCAATCTCGGCTGGCTCATCCCCTCCTGGCAGTCCTGGGTCTAATCCCAGCATCCGCTGAACCTAATCCTTGGGCAGATACATGGAGCGGGGTGGATAGAAACATTGAAGGGTGCaaatgggggggaggagagagggagacagacacaGCCACTTCCTCCAACCGctggaccccactcctctcctggagctggggggagaacccaggagtcctggctcccggcccATCCTAAGCAAAACAGGAGCTAGAGTtttacacactctctctctttctctcaggcCAGGCACCATAACTGCCCCTTTGGGGTCCAGGATCCAGATCCAGATTTCCCcgcgggggggaaggagagagggccGGCTCTGCTGACCTGGCCTGGCTGATCccggcagggctggctccagggagtttgctgccccaaggagtggggggggaggggggaagctgcgATGGTgctcggcggcagctccaccatcccactttcctctctggcggcaattcagcagaaggtccttctctctgagggaccaagggacccgcccCCGAAGAGCCCAGCGTGCCGCCATTTCCCCCtgaccaccccaagcacctgcttgctgagctggtgcctggagccggccccggATCCCTGCCCAGTGCTTTAGCCCCAcctcgggggaggggagaggaggggggttgaGAAGGGACAATCCAGCATTGTGGAGTGGgggatcgctcagtggtttgagcattgccctgctaaacccagggttgtgagttcagtccttgagggggcacttagggatctggggcaaaaatcagtccttggtcctgctagtgaaggcagagggctggactcaatgacctttcgaggtcccttccagtcctaggagatTGGTACATCTCCAGTTATGACTATTACTTGCCCTGGtatcctgccccccaccccgttcACACCAACGGTCCCAGTATTCTCCCTCCCCTTAGTACTTGGATATCAGGATACAGGAGAATTGGATCCTTCGTAGCTGGTCATGCACAGACCCCCCTCCCTTTGCTCTGTGTCACTGCGTGTCTGCCCCACACAAGCGGTGGAAGGGTTCACGTGGGCCAGGGTAGCTACAGAGGAGTCCCAGCGGGGGGGCCAGGGATAAAAGGGGGTGCCAGTGCTGTTACCCTTCTACAGTTATtcaatgtgggggggggggcaggggctgcgggtcaggagtgaggggcaccagcagagctgggggagaggctgggctAGTAGGGGGCTGCGGGTAGAATTGTTTCATCCCCTGTCATACATACAGGGGTCCCTCCTCACTGGCTGCCCCCTGCCTGGCTCTTGAGCCTTGCGGGAACCCTGACAGTGATGCTGCCCCAGGCCAGGGGGGTCCCACCCAGTTCTGTTTCCCAGTGATCTGTgctgtgagggggagggagctggacgATGGACgtgggtgttgggggggggcAGCCTGCTCCCTGCTGTGTGTCATGGCCCCTGCACTGCTAAAAGCCCAGGAGACTCCCCCTGCATACAGAGCCTGTCCCCCACTCCTCCTATAGGCCCGGCCAGTCTGCGCACCGCCTGGGAATGGCCAGGAGAGGGCGCCAGACTCCAAACGAACAAAATGCAGCTCCACGGAGtcgccggtgcccctcactcccgacccgcagcccccgctagcccagccctgccccccctagCTCTTcccgtgcccctcactcccgacccgcagcccccgctagcccagccctgccggtgcccctcactNNNNNNNNNNNNNNNNNNNNNNNNNNNNNNNNNNNNNNNNNNNNNNNNNNNNNNNNNNNNNNNNNNNNNNNNNNNNNNNNNNNNNNNNNNNNNNNNNNNNNNNNNNNNNNNNNNNNNNNNNNNNNNNNNNNNNNNNNNNNNNNNNNNNNNNNNNNNNNNNNNNNNNNNNNNNNNNNNNNNNNNNNNNNNNNNNNNNNNNNNNNNNNNNNNNNNNNNNNNNNNNNNNNNNNNNNNNNNNNNNNNNNNNNNNNNNNNNNNNNNNNNNNNNNNNNNNNNNNNNNNNNNNNNNNNNNNNNNNNNNNNNNNNNNNNNNNNNNNNNNNNNNNNNNNNNNNNNNNNNNNNNNNNNNNNNNNNNNNNNNNNNNNNNNNNNNNNNNNNNNNNNNNNNNNNNNNNNNNNNNNNNNNNNNNNNNNNNNNNNNNNNNNNNNNNNNNNNNNNNNNNNNNNNNNNNNNNNNNNNNNNNNNNNNNNNNNNNNNNNNNNNNNNNNNNNNNNNNNNNNNNNNNNNNNNNNNNNNNNNNNNNNNNNNNNNNNNNNNNNNNNNNNNNNNNNNNNNNNNNNNNNNNNNNNNNNNNNNNNNNNNNNNNNNNNNNNNNNNNNNNNNNNNNNNNNNNNNNNNNNNNNNNNNNNNNNNNNNNNNNNNNNNNNNNNNNNNNNNNNNNNNNNNNNNNNNNNNNNNNNNNNNNNNNNNNNNNNNNNNNNNNNNNNNNNNNNNNNNNNNNNNNNNNNNNNNNNNNNNNNNNNNNNNNNNNNNNNNNNNNNNNNNNNNNNNNNNNNNNNNNNNNNNNNNNNNNNNNNNNNNNNNNNNNNNNNNNNNNNNNNNNNNNNNNNNNNNNNNNNNNNNNNNNNNNNNNNNNNNNNNNNNNNNNNNNNNNNNNNNNNNNNNNNNNNNNNNNNNNNNNNNNNNNNNNNNNNNNNNNNNNNNNNNNNNNNNNNNNNNNNNNNNNNNNNNNNNNNNNNNNNNNNNNNNNNNNNNNNNNNNNNNNNNNNNNNNNNNNNNNNNNNNNNNNNNNNNNNNNNNNNNNNNNNNNNNNNNNNNNNNNNNNNNNNNNNNNNNNNNNNNNNNNNNNNNNNNNNNNNNNNNNNNNNNNNNNNNNNNNNNNNNNNNNNNNNNNNNNNNNNNNNNNNNNNNNNNNNNNNNNNNNNNNNNNNNNNNNNNNNNNNNNNNNNNNNNNNNNNNNNNNNNNNNNGGGAGTCTGGGGCAGCCAGGCGTGTGTTTATTATAATCTCTGTTTTCCCATGGCCTGGAGGAACAAGTCGCTgagcccacctcctcccccctccagcgTGGGGGTGGGCAGTGTCCAGGCACAAGCTAACAAAATAATTGTTCATTCACCAGCACCCCTGGTGCCCTGGTCTCCATAGAGagcccagtgccctcccccgtcccGCCCACTCACCTGTGGAGGCCTCatatacccccccacacacacacctccccagcTCACAGGATCAGTTCAGGGAGAGGAGGTGACGGCAGGGAGAGTGAGCCCTGGTGTTAAACAAGAGCCTTGCCCTCTCCGGGCTGGAAGTGCTTTGGAGAGAGACACCGGCACCGCTGGACCTGCCTCCCCAACCATTCTCATCAGGATCCCTCCCCCGGACGTGTCTCCCCGGACGCTTCCATCAGAATCTGTCCCCTGGATGCTTCTCCCTGGCTGGTTCCTTTAGGCTCCGTCTCTCACATGCGAGATCTGTCTCCATTGTGGTTCCATCGGGATCCGCCTCTCAGACACGTCTCTCTGGTTCCGCCAGGATCCCTCTCCCAGACACATCTTCCTGGCTGGTTCCTTTAGGGTCCGTCTCTCAGACGCATCCCTGGCTGGTCCCATCAGGATCCATCTCCCAGAGCCAGATCCTTCAGAGGGAACTATCTGGATCTCATATTCACACACCTCCCATAAGGATTTGTTTTCTGGACTCGTGGCCCCAGCTGATCCCACAAAGAACTGTCTTCTGGCCTTGTCCCTCCACTACGACCTTCCTTGCCTTGGTGTCTCCAGCCGATCCCCACACAGAATTATTTCTGGGCTTCTCGCTCTGCTCCAACGTACTCACGTCCCCACTGAGATCCCTGCTTCGCTCCCGTtggcatcctcctcctccagcaatggcttctgcagggctggagctctTGGCCATGGGGCTATGCATCTTTGGCTGGCTGGGCTCCATCATCTCCTGCGCCCTGCCCATGTGGAAGGTGACGGCCTTCATCGGCAACAACATTGTGGTGGCGCAGATCATCTGGGAGGGGCTGTGGATGAACTGCATCGTGCAGAGCACGGGCCAGATGCAGTGTAAGGTCTATGACTCTATGCTGGCGCTGCCCCAGGACCTGCAGGCCGCCCGCGCCCTCATGGTCATCTCGGTGCTGCTGGCCGTGCTGGCCTTGCTGGTGAGCGTGGTGGGCGCCAAGTGCACCAACTGCGTGGAGGACGAAGGGACCAAGGCGCGGATCATGATCGTCTCTGGCGCCATCTTCATGGTCGCCGGCATCCTCTGCCTCATCCCCGTGTGCTGGTCAGCCAACACCATCATCCGGGACTTCTACAACCCACTGGTGTCCGAAGCCTTGAAGCGGGAGCTGGGGGCGGCACTATATGTGGGGTGGGCAGCCGCTGCCCTGCTGGTTCTGGGGGGGGCTCTGCTTTGCTGCTCCTGCCCACCCCGCTCCGAGAGGTACCCACCCCGGGTTGGGTACATGGCAGCTGCCAGGTCTGGGGTAGGCAGCGGGGTGGACAAGAGGGACTATGTGtgaggggagtggaggaggggatagatggatggatgagtATGTGGGTGAACAGATGAATGAGTGAAGAGTGAGGGAATGAATGAGGGAGTGAATGGATGAAGGTGTGAAGAGATGAACGAGGGAGTGAATGGATGAAGGTGTGAAGAGGTGGGTGAAGGAGTGAATGGATGAAGGTGTGAAGAGATGAATGAGGGAGTGAATGGATGAAGGTGTGAAGAGGTGGGTGAAGGAGTGAATGGATGAAGGTGTGAAGAGGTGAATGAGGGAGTGAATGGATGAATGAGGGAATCAGCTAATGGCTGAGGGAATGAATAAACTATGAAGGAGAGCGAGAATGCGTGAATGTGGGAGGAGATGAATGAATGAGGGAATGAAGAAACAAATGGACTAGTGGATGGATGAACAAATAGATCACGAGTGGAGGAAAAACCAGTGAACAGAAGCAAGGCTGAAGGAACGAGTGACTGAGGGAACGAAGAAAGGTGCAAACAAATGAACAAGCAGACAAATGAGTGAAAGGAGGAGCAAGGAAGAGAGCGAATGGACACGGGAACAAGCGAGTGAATGAGACAATGGACAAATGAAGaagtgagggaaggaaggaacgaaatgaaataaataaaagagggggaggggcagagcaaaGAGTGGAGGAAAGGAGCGAAAGGCGCGGCAGCGAAGGGCTGAACAAAGGCCTAATGGAGAAAGGAGAGGTGGAGACACCCTGCCAGGGAAGGACGGAGAAGCAAATTAACAGCTCGGGGGGCTGAGGGGGCTTGGCCAGGGAGCCCTGACCCCGCAGAGTCCGGCTGGACCTCACCCCGGCTTTGTTTGCTTGACAGTTAATAATTGTCCCAGCGCCCTGGACTGAGACCTGCTGAGCCACCCCCTGAACATGGGGACTGCCTGAAACCCCCAGCCTAAGGGGCCCCTCTAACCAAATCCAGGGGCTCAAGATTTTGGGGATCTCACCGCCATTGGGAATAGATCCAGGGCTTTTGGGGTTATCACTGAGTGAGATTTGGGGGGttcacagggagtggggctggtgatcCCTGGCTGTGGTTCTTTTGGGAGGACACTGAACCCCCGTTTCCTGACCCATCCAGGGAGGGGGCTCGGCCCACATTCCTGGGGGCATTATGGAGATAAAAGAACCAGACTAGCACCCGCCACCCTCGCCTCCTGCTTCTCATTTTGGGGCCTGGCTGGGGAGAGcaaaggtggggtggggtggggcgcagCTGATGGGAGGAAATAGAATTGGGAGCTTGGTTTATGAGGGGGTAAATTGGGGCTAGTGGGGGTGCTGCTTGTGGGAGAAGGAGACTGCTACcaatcaccccccaccccagagagagggaagaaCTGAGGTGTGTGGCGGGGACAGGGTATGGCTTCAGGGGGTGGTGGATCCTGTACATGTCCCTCTTCTCCCCAATCTTTGTCCATCCCCGTTCCCAGGATGAGGTTGACGGGGTTCCCAGCCCATCTCCCCCCCCGCTGAACAACAGGGGAATGGAAAACACCCACCTATGTTCCCAGAATTCCCCTCACCGTCACCCAACGCCACCTGGCTGGCTCAGCGGGGCACGGGATGGGaaacagggcctttcccctccaggggggcGCTGGCCCTGACCCACcctagggcaggggactggctggctcgacatggagcctttcccctccagggggtgctggccctgcccagccatggggcaggggactggctggctccaggacacggggcctttcccctccagggggtgctggccctgcccagccatggggcaggggactggctggctccaggacacggggcctttcccctccagggggtgCTGGCCCTGATCCACcctagggcaggggactggctggctccggGACACGggacctttcccctccaggggtgCTGGCCCTGACCAGCCGTGGGGCTCcgggacacggggcctttcccctccagggggcgctggccctgcccagccctggggcaggggactggctggctccaggacacggggcctttcccctgcagggggtgctggccctgcccagccatggggcaggggactggctggctccaggacacggggcctttcccctccagggggtgCTGGCCCTGACCCACcctagggcaggggactggctggctcgacacggggcctttcccctccaggggttgctggccctgcccagccctggggcaggggactggctggctccaggacacggggcctttcccctccagggggtgCTGGCCCTGACCCACcctagggcaggggactggctggctcgacacggggcctttcccctccaggggttgctggccctgcccagccctggggcaggggactggctggctccaggacacggggcctttcccctccagggggtgCTGGCCCTGATCCACcctagggcaggggactggctgtcTCCGGGACACGggacctttcccctccaggggtgCTGGCCCTGACCAGccgtggggcaggggactggctggctctgggacctttcccctccaggggggcGCTGGCCCTGACCCACcctagggcaggggactggctggctccaggacacggggcctttcccctccaggggtgCTGGCCCTGACCAGccgtggggcaggggactggctggctctgggacctttcccctccaggggggcGCTGGCCCTGACCCACcctagggcaggggactggctggctccaggacacggggcctttcccctccaggggtgCTGGCCCTGACCAGccgtggggcaggggactggctggctcttggacacggggcctttcccctccaggggtgCTGGCCCTGACCAGccgtggggcaggggactggctggctctgggaCACGGGGCCTCTCCCctccagggggtgctggctctgaccAGCCGTGGGGCAGGGGACTCGCTGGCTCCGGGAACAGGACCTTTCCCCTTCAGGGGGCACTGGTCCTGACTTGCCCGTTTCAACTCTGCTGTTTCCCTGGATCCTGGCCCACACAGGGTCTCTCCCACGAGCTGGATGGGCACCAGCACATTCCTGTGCCAGGGGAGCCTTCCCTGGAGCTGGGGGCGGCTGGCACCAGGAGAGAAATCTCACAacatcctccccctgcccccctggggGGGTAttcagcagagagggaggggttAGCATAGCCCAAAAGCCAGGCACACAGACCCCACTCCCTCAGGCCTGGCTCATACACCAAGCCCCTTGTTCCCCCACCTGCGCTCCTGGGAGGggactctaaccactagatcccactcccctctgaGCTGCTGCCCTCCGCCCAACAGGCTGATCCCCACTGaaagctctgcccccacccccaggggagGGATTCCTCACTGCCAGGCAGCCTTGCAGTGGAGCAGGGAAAACAGCTACCAATCGCACCCCTCCCACTCAGAAATAAACCCACTTCTCtgctgctgagatgcagccacctctggggtagcgCAGGCACATAACACTGTGCGGCCCCCTGTCGCTCTCCACCCAGCCTGGTCACCCTTGGCCGATTCAGACCCTGCCAATGCTGCCCTCTTAACAGCATGGAATTGGTTTGACACTCCGCCCGGGGAACCTGCGTAACTGCCTGCCACATGATCCTGCAGTTAAACCCAAGCAGAGGACTGGAGAGCCACAACTCCCAGGTTTTGTtcctggaccccactcccctcccagaaccagagGGTTacagctgggggggcgggggggggctgggagccaggactcctgggttctctcccagctctgggaggggagtgggggctggtgggtgagagcagaggggagggaaggagctgtTACTTCCCAGGGCTGCTCTCCCAGTTACCAGCCAGTCACTTCAGCCCACTCGAGCACAGTCCGGCAGCAGCAACAACCCTTCGAAGGCGGGACGTGGAGCAGATCAAGAGATGAATTTTACAGCAcaagggctgaggatgagggggtGAAGGGAATGCACAAAGCAGCCATTGCTCATCTTACCCCTGCGGCGGGCTGGAGACAGATCCCCACTCCAGGGAGCACAGAAGGCCATTGCTACGTACAAAAAACCCAGATATTTTATTCATCATATATAAAAACCAAGCAGATGCTGTGAAAAATATCTAAGGACTATGTAGGACACATGCAAAGGTTAAAACGAGGCGACCCAACTCCCACTCTCCTCTAGAGAGGGGCTAGGCTTGGGGTGCTCTACTTGACCTCCCCCCCCAGATAACTCTCTAATTTTCAGCAATCAGCACTTCAACGGGGCAGGACCTCGAGTTGGGTGGCATCAGGGGCCGTTCTGGGCTGTAGCCTAGGGAGGGGATAACGGGACTGGAGAGGAGCCAGGCTGGGGTGTGAGCTGACACATCCGAGGGGAGAAGGGTCGGAAGATGGCAGGACATGAATGGACCATGTGGGCTGAGGACCATTGCAGCGTGATGGGGTCCAGAAGCCAAGATGAAGCCGCCACCAATGGCAGATACCATGAGTCTGCAGCTTAGCTTCTGTATTCCCTCCAGGCTGCCGATGGATTCCCAGCACTGACCGGCTAGCTTTGCACCCGGGGGTCTCATGTGGAGATGGGGCCCTGCCCGCCGAGAGGCCCCAGGCTGCCTGCCCCTCAGACGTAGTTCTTGCTGGGGTAGTCGCTGCGGGGCTGCGAGACGGCGGCGGTGTAACGGGCGCTGTAGTTGGTGTTCCTCTTGGGACACGTGCAGCAGAGGAGGCTGCCCCCCAGAAccagcagggctgcagcagcccagccgaTGTAGAGGGAAGCCCCCAGCTCCCGCTTCTGGGCTTCAGACATCAGCGGGTTGTAGAAGTCCCGGATGATGGTGTTGGCTGACCAGCACACGGGGATGAGGCAGAGGATGCCGGCGACCACAAAGACGGCGCCAGAGACGATCATGATCCGCGCCTTGGTCCCTTCGTCCTCCACGCAGTTGGTGCACTTGGCGCCCACCACGCTCACCAGCAAGGCCAGCACGGCCAGCAGCACCGAGATGACCATGAGGGCGCGGGCGGCCTGCAGGTCCTGGGGCAGCGCCAGCATAGAGTCATAGACCTTACACTGCATCTGGCCCGTGCTCTGCACGATGCAGTTCATCCACAGCCCCTCCCAGATGATCTGCGCCACCACAATGTTGTTGCCGATGAAGGCCGTCACCTTCCACATGGGCAGGGCGCAGGAGATGATGGAGCCCAGCCAGCCCACCACCGAGAGCGCCATGCCCAAGATCTGGAGACCTGCTGAAGCCATGATTGGGTGGGAAGGCGCCTGCAGAGAAAGATGAGGGAGAAGGTAAGAAGAACTCAACATCCAGGAACCCCCAGATAAGAGGAGGGGATTAGGAGGGGTCCCAGCAGGGCTGTTGTCCTGTTCCGACACCCCACTTCCATTGCACAGGACACCAATGGGAATCAAGTGACCCCGGGTCTTTGGGAAGGGCCCTGCTGTGTTGCAGACACTAAAGGACCTTCAGATGGACCAGCCAGGAAGGGCGGCAGCTGTGCCCCCGCCCTCCCCAAGTGCTGAAGGTGCCTCACCTAACACGCCCACACCTTGGGCAGGATCACACTAACAgtgccctcaccccatcccccatgTCCCCTTCCTGCAATGGCTGCACTGTGGTGACCCCAAAATGGGGACTTGGGGGGGTAGTAAGGGGGTAGGGGaatttctccttccccttctttcctcGGTGAGTCACCACCTGGCCTGAATCCCCACCTCCATCAACAGGTGGCAATTTCCCTCCCAAACTTGGCTCCTACAGCCCAACTGGCGCCAGCTCTGCTGGGGGACCGGCAGTGGGGACCATCCTGCCCCGGGGGGACCAGCTCGGGTCTCCCACTGCCATAATCCCACCCCGGGGCCCCCCTCCCAGCCAGCGCCAGCCTGAGCCGCATCAGCctgtgttcccccacccccagcgggGCCCGGAGAGCCAAGGGGGGCGAGCGCCCCCAGTGCCCGGGGGACCCCAAGGCGGAGATGCAGCCGGGGGGGCACCAGAGGCGGGGACATGGGGTAGCCCCAGCTCGGACCCACCGAGTTCGCTTCGACAGAAACGCGCCCAGCCCCCGCGCCTGCCTCTGGCGCAGCGCCCCCCCGGGCCTGGGTTAGCTCCGCTGCGGGGGCCGAGCCCCACCCTGGGCTGGCTGGGTGAGTCCCGGTACCCGAGGGCAGGAGGGACAAGCCTGGCCTGGAGGcaagtccccgcccctgcccaTAGCTGGAGAGCGGCTCCCGCAAGGGGGCGGCGTGTGAGGGGTCCGGGACCCCCTCAGCAGGGCTTCCACAAGcacccggacgcctgggttccatcccGGCTCCAGGAGGGAACTGGACGGGAgtcgggtggggctgggagccaggactcctgggttccccccccagctctggggctgggagccaggactcctgggttcccccccatTTGTTCCCGGCTGGTTACCTCCACACAGCCCCCCGCCAGGCTCCTTTCCAACCCGCCCCCCCCGGCCCGGCAGCAGCCCAGGGGCTGAGGAAAATCCCAGAGGCAGGTGGTGGGGAACAAATAGCTCCTGGCCGCCCCCGAGtgaccacccctccccccgcctgggGTCGGCCGGCCCAGGACAAAGACCCTCCCCTGTTCTCACCTCAGCCCCATTGTCCGCAGGTTTCTGTGAAACTCCCCCCCCGCCGGGCGGGCAGTTTCAGATGAaacgggggaggggagcagcgccatcccagcctgccccgtCCCCCTTCCCCGAGAGCGGCCCCTTTGTCCCACAGCCGCACACGTGGGGctggctggcgggggggggggggcggggggggggggcacagccaGTCCCAGCGAGTCTCTGTGCCCGCAGCCACAAACAGCAGCTCAGGCTCAAGCCCCCGATGTGGGGCGGGAGGAGATTTTGGTCCATTtagtaggggaaactgaggcacggagactGGGCGCACACAGGGCGGAgtagaaaacccaggagtcctgaatgcGGACTTCGCTCCGGGGTCCCTACAAACATACACTGCTCTTCCTGAGTCTGAACAGTCCTGGCTCCCACTACATACACACCAACTCCCGTCCAGAACCAGGGAGAGAGACCCAAGAATCCTGgctccaaccccccctgctctaaccactagccccacTTCCTTCCCAGGTCCAGGGAGGGCACCCAGGAATCCTAGCTCCAACCCCCCCTGcgctaaccactagcccccactcccctccaaagctgggagagaacccaggagtcctggttctcagcccccactcccctcccagagctgggagagaacccaggagtccgggctcccagccccacagtcACTCACCTGTCATCTCCGCAGTAACTCGCTCTCGCCAACCCCAGCTCCGTGTCGCCGTCCCACAAATTTTGCAATAATACATTAGCGGGCAGGCTCCTCCCTGGGGGGTTATAATACCGACCCCCCCGccgcccactcccctcccctccctcccgttGAGACATCACCCCCAGGTGAAACTCCGTCCACTTAGCGCTGGCCGGAgaattccccccgcccccgtaAACAAAgagccagcccctctccctgcaacCGGCTCAAACTAACCACAGCCCTGGGCAacagcttgggggaggggagcccggactcctggcttccctccccggctctgggaggggagtgggggctggtg encodes:
- the LOC116814572 gene encoding claudin-4-like, whose translation is MASAGLQILGMALSVVGWLGSIISCALPMWKVTAFIGNNIVVAQIIWEGLWMNCIVQSTGQMQCKVYDSMLALPQDLQAARALMVISVLLAVLALLVSVVGAKCTNCVEDEGTKARIMIVSGAVFVVAGILCLIPVCWSANTIIRDFYNPLMSEAQKRELGASLYIGWAAAALLVLGGSLLCCTCPKRNTNYSARYTAAVSQPRSDYPSKNYV
- the LOC116840203 gene encoding claudin-9-like, whose translation is MASAGLELLAMGLCIFGWLGSIISCALPMWKVTAFIGNNIVVAQIIWEGLWMNCIVQSTGQMQCKVYDSMLALPQDLQAARALMVISVLLAVLALLVSVVGAKCTNCVEDEGTKARIMIVSGAIFMVAGILCLIPVCWSANTIIRDFYNPLVSEALKRELGAALYVGWAAAALLVLGGALLCCSCPPRSERYPPRVGYMAAARSGVGSGVDKRDYV